The genomic interval TGGCGGATGCTGGCCAGCGGCTGGCTGCCGCCCAAGGTGTCGCAGTGGGCATACAGCCAGGCGTAGGCCTCGTCGATGTCGGCGGCCAGGTCGCGCATGGACACGGGCTGGCCGTCCAGGTTGGCATAGTCGGCGTGGAACACGCCCTCGGGTACGCCCTGGCGCAGCACCTCGGCAAACTCGGCCGGGGTCAGCTTGAACTGCAGGTTCTCGGCCTGGTAGAGCAGCAAGGCCTCTTCGGTGTCGTTCATGATGCAGGTGTTATCCCAGTCGAACACCGCATAGGGCTTGCGCGCCGGGTCGTAGCCGGGGCTGTGCTGGCCCAGGGAGTCCAGCAGGTGTTGCAGGGCTTGGCGGTTGGCGGCGGACCAGCCGGGTGTCAGTGCAGATGCCATGGCTCAGACCGTCTCTTCCAGTACCAACAGGTTGTCAAACGAAAACCCCAGGCTCACGTTCTCGCCGCGCTGCGGCAAGGCACGGTGCGGGTCGTTGAAGATGTCGAGCGAGAGCACAAAGCTGTCTACCCGCGCCCGGATGCGCACCACCGCGCCCAGGAAGTTCACGTCTTCCACCGTCGCCCGCAGGGCATTGCGGCCCGGTACAGGCTGCTCCAGGGAAATAGCTTCGGGCCGGATGGCCAGCGCACGGGTTTGCCCCGCCACGGCCCCCGGCATCTTGGTGGCGGTGACCAAGGGCTGCCCGGCCACCGAAATCTGGCCCGAGGCCGGGTCTACCACCGTACCCGAAAGCAGGTTCAGCGTGCCCACAAACGAGGCCACGAAACGGGTGCGTGGGAAGTTGTAGACCTCGCTGGGCGTGCCGATCTGCTCGACCCGGCCTTCGCTGAGCACCACGATGCGGTCGGAAATGGACAGTGCCTCTTCCTGGTCGTGGGTCACAAACACCGAGGTGATGCCCAGCTCGCGCTGCACGGCGCGGATTTCTTCGCGCAGCGAGACGCGGATCTTGGCATCTAGCGCCGACAGGGGCTCGTCCAGCAGCAGCACCTGCGGCTTGCCCGCCAGCGCACGCGCCAGGGCCACCCGTTGCTGCTGGCCGCCCGACAACTGCCAGGGGTAGCGCGCACCCAGCGCGGCCAGGCCGATGAGCTTGAGCATCTCGG from Comamonadaceae bacterium OS-1 carries:
- the potA_4 gene encoding spermidine/putrescine import ATP-binding protein PotA, which codes for MAFLEISHLKKTFGTQTAVHDFTMDIAKGEFITFLGPSGCGKTTILRMLAGFEGPSGGSIKFDGKDVTHTPTSQRNIGMVFQSYALFPNMTVAENIGFGLKVAKMPQEQIHVRVTEMLKLIGLAALGARYPWQLSGGQQQRVALARALAGKPQVLLLDEPLSALDAKIRVSLREEIRAVQRELGITSVFVTHDQEEALSISDRIVVLSEGRVEQIGTPSEVYNFPRTRFVASFVGTLNLLSGTVVDPASGQISVAGQPLVTATKMPGAVAGQTRALAIRPEAISLEQPVPGRNALRATVEDVNFLGAVVRIRARVDSFVLSLDIFNDPHRALPQRGENVSLGFSFDNLLVLEETV